GGGGAACGGGACAATCCTGGGGCTCATCTCACTGGACTCCAGactccacacccccatgtacttcttcctctcaCACCTGGCGGTCGTCGACATCGCCTGTGCTTGCAGCACGGTGCCCCAGATGCTGGTGAACCTCCTGCATCCAGCCAAGCCCATCTCCTTTGCTGGCTGCATGACCcagatgtttctgtttttgagtttTGCACATACAGAATGTCTCCTCCTGGTGGTGATGTCCTATGATCGGTACGTGGCCATCTGCCACCCTCTCCGATATTCTACCATCATGACCTGGAAAGTCTGCATCACTTTGGCATTGACTTCCTGGATTTTAGGAGTCTTATTGGCCCTTGTCCATCTAGTGTTACTGCTACCACTGTCCTTCTGTGGACCCCAGAAACTTAATCACTTTTTCTGTGAAATTATGGCTGTTCTCAAACTTGCCTGTGCGGATACCCACATTAATGAGGTAATGGTTTTGGCAGGGGCAGTGTCTGTGCTGGTGGGAGCCTTCTTTTCCACTGTAATATCTTATGTTCATATTCTATGTGCCATTCTAAAGATCCAGTC
The sequence above is a segment of the Homo sapiens chromosome 7, GRCh38.p14 Primary Assembly genome. Coding sequences within it:
- the OR2A25 gene encoding olfactory receptor 2A25, producing MGGNQTSITEFLLLGFPIGPRIQMLLFGLFSLFYIFILLGNGTILGLISLDSRLHTPMYFFLSHLAVVDIACACSTVPQMLVNLLHPAKPISFAGCMTQMFLFLSFAHTECLLLVVMSYDRYVAICHPLRYSTIMTWKVCITLALTSWILGVLLALVHLVLLLPLSFCGPQKLNHFFCEIMAVLKLACADTHINEVMVLAGAVSVLVGAFFSTVISYVHILCAILKIQSGEGCQKAFSICSSHLCVVGLFYGTAIIMYVEPQYESPKEQKKYLLLFHSLFNPMLNPLIYSLRNKEVQGTLKRMLEKKRTS